A portion of the Lolium rigidum isolate FL_2022 chromosome 1, APGP_CSIRO_Lrig_0.1, whole genome shotgun sequence genome contains these proteins:
- the LOC124648035 gene encoding trigger factor-like protein TIG, Chloroplastic, with protein sequence MAEALQSWMTLAESEVPGFRPGKIVPENVLLNYVGPQHVRAATVEAILRHTLPQALSSVEDKALEDSVRILTKFDDMNDAFSLDHVFRYDVAVDVVPELQWLSEDKYKNLKVVIEIDEIVDAEKAAELELKRRRKSLGILRVVSDRGLQVGDVTVIDILAETITSDGSKGEKIPSAEATGFQLDTEENENLVPGFLGSLIGIRPGETRSFPIQFPESFDQESLQGVRAQFTVVCKELFFREMPELDDSLAVKLLPGCTTMDQVRERILERCKEVEKTAIEQATDNAILDQLGKLVEVDVPRAMFQEQGQQLYGAKLLQLQAERKLDKDQLASLSSERSVQEYLNSERENITKIIKQMLAVGEIFKAENLQYSTDQLIKEVENSIQEFKRYNQDYDEGNIKQQVQDVLEAAKVLEWLKENCTIEYIRQ encoded by the exons atggcggaggcgctccaatcgtGGATGACCTTAGCCGAGTCCGAG gtcccTGGATTTCGGCCTGGAAAGATAGTTCCAGAAAATGTGCTTTTAAACTATGTCGGACCGCAGCATGTACGGGCTGCCACGGTTGAAGCTATCTTAAGACATACGCTTCCTCAAGCATTGTCCTCG GTAGAAGATAAGGCATTAGAAGATTCTGTACGTATTCTCACTAAGTTTGATGATATGAATGATGCTTTCTCCCTCGACCATGTGTTTAG ATATGATGTTGCGGTGGATGTTGTTCCTGAACTCCAGTGGTTATCGGAAGACAAATATAAGAACCTCAAAGTGGTTATTGAAATAGATGAAATTGTTGATGCTGAAAAGGCAGCCGAGTTGGAGCTTAAGCGTCGTCGTAAATCTCTAGGGATTCTTCGAGTAGTCTCTGACAGAGGTCTACAG GTCGGTGATGTAACAGTAATAGATATATTGGCTGAAACTATCACAAGCGATGGCTCTAAAGGTGAAAAAATTCCATCAGCTGAGGCTACAG GGTTCCAGTTGGACACTGAGGAAAATGAGAACCTTGTTCCTGGATTTCTGGGTTCACTAATTGGGATTCGTCCGGGTGAGACTAGATCATTTCCTATTCAGTTCCCTGAGTCCTTTGATCAAGAAAGTCTGCAAGGTGTCCGTGCCCAGTTTACT GTTGTCTGCAAAGAACTCTTCTTCAGAGAGATGCCAGAATTGGATGATTCACTTGCTGTGAAGCTCCTTCCAGGATGCACTACCATGGATCAG GTTCGAGAAAGAATTTTGGAAAGATGCAAAGAAGTGGAGAAGACAGCTATAGAACAAGCAACAGATAATGCCATCCTCGACCAGCTCGGAAAG TTGGTTGAGGTTGATGTTCCCCGGGCCATGTTTCAAGAGCAAGGCCAACAGTTGTATGGAGCCAAACTTCTGCAACTGCAGGCAGAAAGGAAGCTAGATAAAGACCAGCTAGCATCCCTTTCAAGTGAGAGGTCGGTCCAGGAGTACCTAAATAGTGAGCGGGAGAACATCACTAAAATCATTAAACAAATGTTGGCTGTTGGTGAAATATTCAAGGCCGAAAATTTACAG TACTCGACCGACCAGCTCATCAAGGAAGTTGAGAACTCCATACAAGAGTTCAAACGCTATAACCAGGACTACGATGAGGGGAACATCAAGCAGCAG GTTCAAGATGTTCTTGAGGCTGCAAAGGTGCTCGAGTGGCTCAAGGAGAACTGCACGATCGAGTATATCAGACAATGA